A window of Dickeya zeae NCPPB 2538 contains these coding sequences:
- a CDS encoding TetR/AcrR family transcriptional regulator, translating into MIEKKQGRRGRPANEALGQTIVDAASELFVELGFQATTMDKVAQRAKISKLSIYRHFENKEALFSAAIAAHCHQFSPQALIESVGGSAEDQLIAVGSSLLRTLLSPEVRSVEAMIMADKTNQKSLSKLHYEAGAAYVIAQIEALLRQLHAKAVLNVPDPLRSARLFGALIKGSDLLTIARFDEARAEDDNEIESYCRSAVEMFIAAHGGHDHTSG; encoded by the coding sequence ATGATCGAAAAAAAGCAGGGACGACGCGGTCGCCCCGCCAATGAGGCGCTCGGCCAAACGATAGTCGACGCCGCGAGCGAACTCTTTGTGGAACTGGGTTTTCAAGCGACAACCATGGACAAGGTCGCCCAGCGGGCGAAGATATCCAAGCTAAGTATCTATCGGCACTTCGAGAACAAGGAGGCGCTGTTCAGCGCGGCCATCGCGGCTCACTGTCATCAGTTTTCCCCCCAGGCCCTTATTGAAAGCGTCGGCGGTTCGGCAGAAGATCAGCTCATCGCGGTGGGATCATCCCTGCTTCGCACGCTGTTGAGCCCGGAAGTCCGCAGTGTCGAAGCCATGATCATGGCCGACAAGACGAATCAAAAGTCGTTAAGCAAGCTCCATTACGAAGCCGGTGCTGCCTATGTGATTGCCCAGATCGAGGCCCTGTTGCGTCAGTTGCACGCGAAGGCAGTGCTGAACGTGCCTGATCCTCTCCGATCTGCCCGCTTATTTGGCGCGCTTATCAAAGGATCCGACCTCCTGACAATCGCTCGCTTCGATGAGGCGAGAGCAGAGGACGACAACGAAATCGAATCCTACTGCCGCTCGGCCGTCGAGATGTTCATCGCTGCGCACGGTGGCCACGATCACACGAGCGGATAA
- the guaA gene encoding glutamine-hydrolyzing GMP synthase, translating into MTENIHQHRILILDFGSQYTQLVARRVRELGVYCELWAWDVTEAQIREFNPNGIILSGGPESTTEFNSPRAPEYVFQAGVPVLGVCYGMQTMAMQLGGKVEGSSEREFGYAQVEVKSNSALVRDIQDAVSASGAPLLDVWMSHGDKVTAIPADFVTVASTDTCPYAIMANEEKRFYGVQFHPEVTHTRQGQRMLERFVRDICQCEALWTPAKIIDDAVERIRQQVGGDKVILGLSGGVDSSVTALLLHRAIGERLTCVFVDNGLLRLNEAEQVMEMFGDQFGLNIVHVQAENRFLSALAGIDDPEAKRKTIGRVFVEVFDEEAGKLTDVKWLAQGTIYPDVIESAASATGKAHVIKSHHNVGGLPDDMALGLVEPLKELFKDEVRKIGLELGLPYNMLYRHPFPGPGLGVRVLGEVKKEYCDLLRRADAIFIEELHKAELYDKVSQAFTVFLPVRSVGVMGDGRKYDWVVSLRAVETIDFMTAHWAHLPYEFLGRVSNRIINEVDGISRVVYDVSGKPPATIEWE; encoded by the coding sequence ATGACAGAAAACATTCATCAACATCGCATTCTTATTCTGGATTTCGGCTCGCAATACACGCAACTGGTGGCACGTCGCGTACGTGAACTGGGCGTATACTGCGAACTGTGGGCATGGGATGTCACCGAAGCGCAAATTCGCGAGTTCAACCCGAATGGCATCATCCTTTCCGGCGGCCCGGAAAGTACCACCGAGTTTAATAGCCCGCGTGCGCCGGAGTATGTTTTCCAGGCCGGTGTACCGGTACTGGGTGTCTGTTATGGTATGCAGACCATGGCGATGCAACTGGGCGGCAAAGTGGAAGGCTCCAGTGAGCGTGAGTTTGGCTATGCTCAGGTTGAAGTCAAATCCAACAGTGCGCTGGTCCGCGATATTCAGGATGCCGTCAGCGCCAGCGGTGCTCCGCTGTTAGACGTATGGATGAGCCACGGCGACAAAGTCACCGCTATCCCGGCTGACTTCGTCACTGTTGCCAGCACCGATACCTGCCCGTATGCCATCATGGCGAACGAAGAAAAACGCTTTTACGGCGTGCAGTTCCATCCGGAAGTGACCCACACCCGTCAAGGTCAGCGCATGCTGGAGCGGTTTGTCCGTGATATTTGCCAGTGTGAAGCGCTGTGGACACCGGCCAAAATCATCGACGACGCCGTTGAGCGTATTCGTCAGCAGGTTGGTGGAGACAAGGTGATTCTTGGCCTGTCCGGTGGAGTCGACTCGTCGGTAACGGCATTGCTGTTGCATCGTGCGATTGGTGAACGCCTGACCTGTGTGTTTGTGGACAACGGTCTGTTGCGTCTGAATGAAGCCGAGCAGGTGATGGAGATGTTTGGTGACCAGTTCGGCCTGAACATCGTACATGTTCAGGCGGAAAACCGTTTCCTGTCGGCGCTGGCGGGCATTGATGACCCGGAAGCCAAGCGTAAAACCATCGGCCGCGTCTTCGTTGAGGTATTTGATGAAGAAGCAGGTAAGCTGACCGATGTGAAATGGCTGGCGCAAGGCACGATTTATCCGGATGTGATCGAATCCGCTGCTTCCGCTACTGGCAAAGCGCACGTTATCAAGTCGCACCATAACGTCGGCGGTTTGCCGGATGATATGGCGCTGGGTCTGGTTGAGCCGCTCAAAGAGCTGTTCAAAGATGAGGTGCGCAAGATTGGTCTGGAATTGGGCCTGCCGTATAACATGCTGTACCGTCATCCGTTCCCGGGGCCGGGCCTTGGCGTGCGTGTGCTGGGTGAAGTGAAGAAAGAGTATTGCGACCTGTTGCGTCGTGCTGATGCCATCTTTATCGAAGAACTGCACAAAGCGGAATTGTACGACAAAGTCAGCCAGGCGTTCACGGTGTTCCTGCCGGTACGCTCCGTTGGTGTTATGGGTGACGGTCGTAAATACGACTGGGTTGTTTCGCTGCGCGCAGTCGAAACTATCGACTTCATGACCGCACACTGGGCGCACCTGCCGTATGAATTCCTCGGCCGCGTTTCCAACCGTATTATCAACGAAGTCGACGGTATCTCCCGCGTGGTATACGACGTTTCTGGTAAGCCGCCAGCAACGATTGAGTGGGAATAA